Proteins encoded by one window of Acetivibrio thermocellus ATCC 27405:
- a CDS encoding cohesin domain-containing protein, with protein sequence MIKSSLIKTGIITVLAMLILCGCGGRTGKEPDAAEPTISGETNKPTASVEANRDALQSIDPVYTQSPENVNGTVVPNESPENNNMDNSNQTSNTANNDGTSSSAEANIQIVLDKNTAKKDEIITAKIILNNIPKIAGYQVNIKYDPNILQAVDLDTGKPLEDKQIPGGGDVLSNPDYNVLPLAASDVKNGVINFAKAYVNVDEYKESNNPESSGVLALIGFKVLKEESTVISFADTPSMPNAVSGTYVYDWDFNVLTNYSVGKGVKVN encoded by the coding sequence ATGATAAAATCAAGTTTGATAAAAACAGGAATTATTACGGTTTTGGCAATGTTAATTCTGTGTGGCTGCGGTGGCAGGACGGGAAAAGAGCCTGATGCTGCTGAGCCCACAATATCCGGAGAGACAAACAAACCTACTGCATCTGTGGAAGCAAACAGGGATGCCCTTCAAAGTATTGACCCTGTTTACACCCAGTCGCCGGAAAATGTTAATGGGACCGTGGTTCCAAATGAATCTCCTGAAAATAACAATATGGACAATTCAAATCAGACATCAAATACGGCAAATAATGATGGAACCAGCAGTTCGGCCGAAGCAAATATTCAAATTGTATTGGACAAGAATACTGCCAAAAAAGATGAGATAATCACAGCAAAGATTATATTGAACAACATACCCAAAATTGCCGGTTATCAGGTAAATATAAAGTATGACCCAAATATACTGCAGGCAGTGGACCTTGATACCGGTAAACCGCTTGAAGACAAACAAATCCCGGGCGGTGGAGACGTTTTGTCAAATCCGGATTATAATGTGCTTCCGTTGGCTGCAAGTGACGTTAAAAATGGTGTGATTAACTTTGCTAAAGCATATGTAAATGTAGACGAATATAAAGAAAGTAATAATCCTGAGAGCAGTGGCGTTCTTGCTTTAATAGGCTTTAAAGTACTAAAAGAGGAAAGCACTGTTATTTCTTTTGCGGATACCCCGTCGATGCCTAATGCTGTATCGGGAACATATGTATATGATTGGGATTTTAATGTGTTAACCAATTATTCGGTAGGTAAAGGGGTAAAAGTTAATTAG
- a CDS encoding murein hydrolase activator EnvC family protein: protein MKRLFIIVLIASLTAALIFPVMADNNSLKDKMSEIDDKLNDISKQKVEIDKEKKELEREKKELINAENEANLEYQNLVSELEALDSQIESYETSLKDTEERYAKTLKAFEERLVTMYRNSYVSYLNILADSENLINFFERLELISSIAKKDKEIVKKVQDIKKDLTYKKQLVQYIKGAKQLELIRKKNNIDSLVASRSGLENKIKEREEEIRRLEEQEDKLIQQSYEIANQIRRSTGSIKNYAGGTMVWPVPSSRKIDSRFGTRLHPIFKKYKMHTGVDIDAAYGASIVAANNGIVIFSGWEDGYGYTVIIDHGGGITTLYAHCSKLLVNKGDKVRKGQTIAQAGSTGTATGSHLHFEVRIDGNVTNPLDYIK from the coding sequence GTGAAAAGGCTTTTTATTATTGTACTGATAGCGTCTTTGACGGCGGCTTTGATTTTTCCTGTTATGGCTGACAATAATTCTTTAAAAGATAAAATGAGTGAAATAGACGATAAATTGAATGATATTAGCAAGCAAAAAGTAGAGATAGATAAAGAAAAAAAGGAACTTGAACGTGAGAAAAAAGAATTAATAAATGCCGAAAATGAAGCAAACTTGGAGTACCAGAATTTGGTTTCTGAACTGGAGGCATTGGACAGTCAAATAGAAAGCTATGAGACTTCGTTAAAAGATACGGAAGAAAGATACGCCAAAACTTTAAAAGCCTTTGAAGAACGTCTTGTAACGATGTACAGAAATTCATATGTTTCATACCTTAATATATTAGCCGATTCGGAGAATCTGATTAATTTTTTTGAAAGACTTGAGTTGATTTCATCAATTGCGAAAAAAGATAAGGAAATTGTAAAGAAAGTTCAGGATATAAAAAAGGATCTTACATATAAAAAGCAATTGGTTCAATATATAAAAGGTGCAAAGCAACTTGAATTAATCAGAAAGAAAAACAATATTGATTCATTGGTTGCATCCAGGAGTGGGCTTGAAAACAAAATCAAAGAAAGAGAAGAAGAAATCAGACGTTTGGAAGAGCAGGAAGACAAGCTGATTCAGCAATCTTACGAAATAGCAAATCAAATAAGGAGAAGTACCGGAAGTATCAAAAATTATGCCGGCGGTACAATGGTGTGGCCGGTACCAAGTTCAAGAAAGATAGATTCTCGATTTGGCACGAGACTTCATCCTATATTCAAAAAGTATAAAATGCATACCGGTGTTGACATTGATGCGGCTTACGGAGCTTCAATAGTTGCTGCCAATAATGGAATTGTGATTTTTTCGGGCTGGGAGGATGGATACGGTTATACGGTTATTATCGACCATGGCGGCGGAATAACCACGCTGTATGCTCATTGCAGCAAGCTTCTTGTTAACAAAGGTGACAAGGTTCGAAAGGGTCAAACCATAGCCCAGGCCGGCAGTACCGGAACGGCTACAGGATCGCATCTACATTTTGAAGTTCGAATAGACGGAAATGTAACCAATCCTTTGGATTATATTAAATGA